The proteins below are encoded in one region of Hordeum vulgare subsp. vulgare chromosome 3H, MorexV3_pseudomolecules_assembly, whole genome shotgun sequence:
- the LOC123444085 gene encoding serine/threonine-protein kinase EDR1-like isoform X1: MDETPTSSGRSEATSCEPSWWPPDFLEKIESVALAREQEVLAEKESRFNLSNSKSSSWKASQLLWSTGTYSGFIPNGFYSIIPDKKLKEIFPTIPSLNDLQSLEADGLKPEIIVVDAEKDKKIFMLKQLSGALVKGLNNPALVIKKIAGLVFDCFKGQNSDASPGRASTEDIHFFGNRGPQLLGQIRHGSCRPRAILFKVLADAVGLESKLVVGLPDDGAVGFVDSYKHMSVVVPLNSMELLVDLMRFPGQLIPFSAKAIFISHISAAGESDSAENDSCDSPLEPNSPLYGLSDKVEAEGTEASSNLSGRSLRNTMLRSRTFSEGKLSTSCSEPNIANAFWRRSQRRGVAEEPRGASSSPEHPLMRAKGRSILGGDRQSFQEYTDRVTLRSDDQGATSTPNPRRIRRRSISITPEIGDDIVRAVRAMNETLKQNRLQRDHVNDGSCSFIGEDKTNANDCPNNDDKSGTNNGLRNRAGSTQKAMSLPTSPHDYGGEISETNNNCDFISEEKMVFAWNKVLQSSPFNKPLSPFQEWNIDFSELTIGTRVGIGFFGEVFRGIWNGTDVAIKVFLEQDLTTENMEDFCNEIYILSRLRHPNVILFLGACMVPPHLSMVTEYMEMGSLYYLIHMSGQKKKLSWRRRLKIIRDICRGLMCIHRMKIVHRDLKSANCLVNKYWTVKICDFGLSRAMTDSPMTDNSSAGTPEWMAPELIRNEPFSEKCDIFSLGVIMWELCTLRRPWDGIAPVQVVYAVTEGSGLEIPEGPLGKLIADCWAEPQDRPSCQEILTRLLDCEYAES; this comes from the exons ATGGATGAAACACCAACTAGTTCTGGGCGATCTGAAGCTACTTCATGTGAACCTAGTTGGTGGCCGCCAGACTTTTTGGAGAAGATAGAATCTGTTGCCTTAGCAAGGGAACAAGAAGTTTTGGCTGAAAAAGAATCCCGATTCAATCTGTCAaattcaaagtcctcatcctgGAAGGCTTCTCAGTTACTGTGGTCAACTGGAACTTATTCAGGGTTTATTCCAAATGGTTTCTATTCGATCATCCCG GATAAAAAGCTGAAGGAGATTTTCCCAACAATACCATCACTAAACGACCTTCAAAGTCTTGAAGCAGATGGGCTTAAGCCTGAAATAATTGTCGTAGATGCTGAAAAGGATAAGAAGATTTTCATGTTGAAGCAGCTTAGTGGCGCACTTGTGAAAGGATTGAACAATCCAGCTCTAGTGATAAAGAAGATAGCAGGTTTG GTTTTTGACTGCTTCAAGGGCCAAAACTCTGATGCAAGCCCAGGAAgagcttcaaccgaagatattcaCTTCTTCGGAAATAGAGGACCACAACTTCTTGGGCAGATAAGGCATGGATCATGCCGACCCCGAGCTATCCTATTTAAAGTTCTTGCCGATGCTGTTGGCCTTGAGAGTAAACTCGTTGTG GGTCTACCTGATGACGGTGCAGTTGGATTTGTGGACTCCTACAAACATATGTCTGTGGTAGTTCCGCTGAATTCTATGGAGCTACTTGTTGACCTTATGCGATTTCCCGGCCAGTTGATTCCTTTTTCAGCCAAGGCCATCTTTATATCACATATCTCTGCTGCGGGTGAGAGCGATTCAGCTGAAAATGACTCGTGTGATTCTCCCCTGGAGCCCAACAGCCCTCTATATGGATTATCTGATAAAGTTGAAGCTGAAGG AACCGAAGCTTCATCAAATCTATCTGGACGTTCATTGCGTAATACAATGTTGAGATCGAGAACATTTTCAGAGGGGAAATTAAG CACATCATGTAGTGAGCCAAACATCGCAAATGCCTTCTGGAGGCGAAGCCAGAGGAGAGGAGTTGCTGAGGAACCTCGTGGTGCTAGTTCAAG TCCTGAGCATCCATTAATGAGGGCAAAGGGAAGATCTATACTTGGTGGTGACCGGCAATCATTTCAAGAATACACCGATAGAGTTACATTAAG ATCAGATGATCAGGGGGCCACTAGTACACCTAACCCTCGAAGAATAAGACGAAGAAGCATTAGCATCACACCTGAGATTGGAGATGACATTGTGAG GGCAGTTCGGGCTATGAATGAAACACTAAAGCAGAATCGCCTCCAAAGGGATCATGTTAATGATGGTTCATGTTCATTTATTGGGGAGGATAAAACCAATGCAAATGACTGCCCAAATAAT GATGATAAATCTGGGACGAACAATGGCTTGAGAAACCGAGCTGGTTCTACTCAGAAGGCTATGTCATTGCCTACTTCTCCTCATGACTATGGGGGTGAAATTTCTGAAACAAACAATAATTGTGATTTTATAAGCGAAGAGAAGATGGTATTCGCATGGAACAAGGTTTTGCAAAGCTCCCCTTTTAATAAGCCTTTATCGCCTTTCCAAGAGTGGAACATAGATTTCTCTGAGCTTACAATTGGTACACGGGTTGGAATAG GATTCTTTGGAGAGGTTTTCCGTGGTATATGGAATGGCACTGATGTTGCCATCAAAGTATTTCTGGAGCAGGATCTCACGACTGAAAACATGGAAGATTTTTGCAATGAGATATACATCCTGAG CCGGCTGCGGCATCCAAATG TAATATTGTTTCTTGGGGCATGCATGGTACCTCCGCACCTGTCAATGGTTACTGAATATATGGAAATGGGATCACTGTACTATCTTATCCATATGAGTGGTCAGAAAAAGAAACTCAGCTGGCGCAGGAGGCTGAAAATTATTCGTGATATATGCAG GGGATTGATGTGCATACACCGCATGAAGATAGTTCACAGGGACCTGAAAAGTGCCAACTGTCTGGTGAACAAGTATTGGACTGTCAAGATATGTGACTTTGGCCTCTCTCGAGCGATGACAGATAGTCCTATGACTGATAACTCCTCTGCTGGCACACCAGAATGGATGGCCCCTGAGCTCATAAGGAACGAACCCTTCTCAGAAAAATGTGACATTTTCAGCCTTGGTGTGATAATGTGGGAGCTCTGCACATTGAGACGCCCATGGGATGGGATCGCCCCAGTTCAA GTGGTGTATGCAGTTACTGAAGGGTCGGGGCTTGAAATTCCAGAAGGGCCTCTTGGCAAGTTAATTGCAG ATTGCTGGGCAGAGCCCCAAGATCGGCCGAGCTGCCAGGAGATCCTCACTCGCTTGCTCGACTGCGAGTACGCTGAGAGCTGA
- the LOC123444085 gene encoding serine/threonine-protein kinase EDR1-like isoform X2, which produces MDETPTSSGRSEATSCEPSWWPPDFLEKIESVALAREQEVLAEKESRFNLSNSKSSSWKASQLLWSTGTYSGFIPNGFYSIIPDKKLKEIFPTIPSLNDLQSLEADGLKPEIIVVDAEKDKKIFMLKQLSGALVKGLNNPALVIKKIAGLVFDCFKGQNSDASPGRASTEDIHFFGNRGPQLLGQIRHGSCRPRAILFKVLADAVGLESKLVVGLPDDGAVGFVDSYKHMSVVVPLNSMELLVDLMRFPGQLIPFSAKAIFISHISAAGESDSAENDSCDSPLEPNSPLYGLSDKVEAEGTEASSNLSGRSLRNTMLRSRTFSEGKLSEPNIANAFWRRSQRRGVAEEPRGASSSPEHPLMRAKGRSILGGDRQSFQEYTDRVTLRSDDQGATSTPNPRRIRRRSISITPEIGDDIVRAVRAMNETLKQNRLQRDHVNDGSCSFIGEDKTNANDCPNNDDKSGTNNGLRNRAGSTQKAMSLPTSPHDYGGEISETNNNCDFISEEKMVFAWNKVLQSSPFNKPLSPFQEWNIDFSELTIGTRVGIGFFGEVFRGIWNGTDVAIKVFLEQDLTTENMEDFCNEIYILSRLRHPNVILFLGACMVPPHLSMVTEYMEMGSLYYLIHMSGQKKKLSWRRRLKIIRDICRGLMCIHRMKIVHRDLKSANCLVNKYWTVKICDFGLSRAMTDSPMTDNSSAGTPEWMAPELIRNEPFSEKCDIFSLGVIMWELCTLRRPWDGIAPVQVVYAVTEGSGLEIPEGPLGKLIADCWAEPQDRPSCQEILTRLLDCEYAES; this is translated from the exons ATGGATGAAACACCAACTAGTTCTGGGCGATCTGAAGCTACTTCATGTGAACCTAGTTGGTGGCCGCCAGACTTTTTGGAGAAGATAGAATCTGTTGCCTTAGCAAGGGAACAAGAAGTTTTGGCTGAAAAAGAATCCCGATTCAATCTGTCAaattcaaagtcctcatcctgGAAGGCTTCTCAGTTACTGTGGTCAACTGGAACTTATTCAGGGTTTATTCCAAATGGTTTCTATTCGATCATCCCG GATAAAAAGCTGAAGGAGATTTTCCCAACAATACCATCACTAAACGACCTTCAAAGTCTTGAAGCAGATGGGCTTAAGCCTGAAATAATTGTCGTAGATGCTGAAAAGGATAAGAAGATTTTCATGTTGAAGCAGCTTAGTGGCGCACTTGTGAAAGGATTGAACAATCCAGCTCTAGTGATAAAGAAGATAGCAGGTTTG GTTTTTGACTGCTTCAAGGGCCAAAACTCTGATGCAAGCCCAGGAAgagcttcaaccgaagatattcaCTTCTTCGGAAATAGAGGACCACAACTTCTTGGGCAGATAAGGCATGGATCATGCCGACCCCGAGCTATCCTATTTAAAGTTCTTGCCGATGCTGTTGGCCTTGAGAGTAAACTCGTTGTG GGTCTACCTGATGACGGTGCAGTTGGATTTGTGGACTCCTACAAACATATGTCTGTGGTAGTTCCGCTGAATTCTATGGAGCTACTTGTTGACCTTATGCGATTTCCCGGCCAGTTGATTCCTTTTTCAGCCAAGGCCATCTTTATATCACATATCTCTGCTGCGGGTGAGAGCGATTCAGCTGAAAATGACTCGTGTGATTCTCCCCTGGAGCCCAACAGCCCTCTATATGGATTATCTGATAAAGTTGAAGCTGAAGG AACCGAAGCTTCATCAAATCTATCTGGACGTTCATTGCGTAATACAATGTTGAGATCGAGAACATTTTCAGAGGGGAAATTAAG TGAGCCAAACATCGCAAATGCCTTCTGGAGGCGAAGCCAGAGGAGAGGAGTTGCTGAGGAACCTCGTGGTGCTAGTTCAAG TCCTGAGCATCCATTAATGAGGGCAAAGGGAAGATCTATACTTGGTGGTGACCGGCAATCATTTCAAGAATACACCGATAGAGTTACATTAAG ATCAGATGATCAGGGGGCCACTAGTACACCTAACCCTCGAAGAATAAGACGAAGAAGCATTAGCATCACACCTGAGATTGGAGATGACATTGTGAG GGCAGTTCGGGCTATGAATGAAACACTAAAGCAGAATCGCCTCCAAAGGGATCATGTTAATGATGGTTCATGTTCATTTATTGGGGAGGATAAAACCAATGCAAATGACTGCCCAAATAAT GATGATAAATCTGGGACGAACAATGGCTTGAGAAACCGAGCTGGTTCTACTCAGAAGGCTATGTCATTGCCTACTTCTCCTCATGACTATGGGGGTGAAATTTCTGAAACAAACAATAATTGTGATTTTATAAGCGAAGAGAAGATGGTATTCGCATGGAACAAGGTTTTGCAAAGCTCCCCTTTTAATAAGCCTTTATCGCCTTTCCAAGAGTGGAACATAGATTTCTCTGAGCTTACAATTGGTACACGGGTTGGAATAG GATTCTTTGGAGAGGTTTTCCGTGGTATATGGAATGGCACTGATGTTGCCATCAAAGTATTTCTGGAGCAGGATCTCACGACTGAAAACATGGAAGATTTTTGCAATGAGATATACATCCTGAG CCGGCTGCGGCATCCAAATG TAATATTGTTTCTTGGGGCATGCATGGTACCTCCGCACCTGTCAATGGTTACTGAATATATGGAAATGGGATCACTGTACTATCTTATCCATATGAGTGGTCAGAAAAAGAAACTCAGCTGGCGCAGGAGGCTGAAAATTATTCGTGATATATGCAG GGGATTGATGTGCATACACCGCATGAAGATAGTTCACAGGGACCTGAAAAGTGCCAACTGTCTGGTGAACAAGTATTGGACTGTCAAGATATGTGACTTTGGCCTCTCTCGAGCGATGACAGATAGTCCTATGACTGATAACTCCTCTGCTGGCACACCAGAATGGATGGCCCCTGAGCTCATAAGGAACGAACCCTTCTCAGAAAAATGTGACATTTTCAGCCTTGGTGTGATAATGTGGGAGCTCTGCACATTGAGACGCCCATGGGATGGGATCGCCCCAGTTCAA GTGGTGTATGCAGTTACTGAAGGGTCGGGGCTTGAAATTCCAGAAGGGCCTCTTGGCAAGTTAATTGCAG ATTGCTGGGCAGAGCCCCAAGATCGGCCGAGCTGCCAGGAGATCCTCACTCGCTTGCTCGACTGCGAGTACGCTGAGAGCTGA